A window of Bacteroidetes bacterium SB0662_bin_6 genomic DNA:
GAATGTGGGCATGTCTACTGCCGGCAGTTTTCGGTGTCATACTTGCGTTTTTCGTGGTTAAATATGTACCTCACAGAAACGCGCTAATGCTCCCTCAGCACGAGCCGCACCATGTCCTCGACGGTCCCGGTTTCAGGATGGCGCTGGAGAATTTTCCGGAGGGCCTTCTCGGCGGCGGCCCGCGTGTACCCGAGCGATTCGAGGGCGGCCAGTGCATCGATACGCGCAGATCGATCCGGGCCGGATACGCTTTCCCCGTCCGACGCGACGCCCGGCTCCGGCCATTCCATCGCCGCAAAACGGTCCTGCAGTTCCACGATCATACGCTGGGCCATTTTGCGTCCGACCCCCGGAATCCTCGTCAGTATTGCCTCGTCCCCATGCATTACATAGGTCCGGAGATCGTCCGGGCGCATTACCGAAAGAGCGGCCAGCGCCAGTTTCGGCCCGATGCCCGAGACGTTCAGCATCACCTCGAACACCTGTTTTTCCCGTTCGGAAAAAAATCCGTACAGTAGCGCCGCATCCTCCCGCACATGAAAGTGGGTAAAAAGACGCACCGGCTTGTGGACCTCCGGCAGGCGCTCGAAGGTCGAGGTGGTGACAAGCAGTTCGTACCCCACGCCCTGCACGTCGACCACGGCGCGCGTGGGCTGCTTCTCGACAAGTTGACCGGCGATGTAGGCGTACATGGTTGCTGACAGATGCTTCTCATACAGGACGAAACGCCCTGAACGTCGTGTGTCCTGGTGATCTATGCAATATATGCATAGATCAGGCCATCTTTATGCAAAATATGTATATAGTGATTTTGCAAGATGATTCATTCGAGGGTTCGTATACTATCTCCTTCACGACACCTCTGTCTCAATCTACCCATGGAGGTCGATACGATGCGTCAAGTTACGTCATACCTTGCGATGGTATGCATGTTCGTTGTATGCATACTCACCCCCTGCCTCGCCCAGGCCCAGATCGCGTTCGAGCATGTCAATGCCCTGCCCATGACGGACGAAGAAGTACGAACCGACTGGACCGTGCTCGTGGAAGGCGACCGGATCACGGCAGCCGGCCCTGCTGAGGAAGTAGAGGTCCCGGAAACGGCAGAGCGAATCGACGGAACAGGAAAATACCTGATTCCCGGTCTGGCTGAAATGCACGGGCACGTCCCCTCCCCGAACGATGGCGACGAATACATTGCGTCCCTTATGTTTCTGTACATCGCCAACGGGGTCACGACCGTACGCGGCCTCCTTGGAGAACCGGGCCAACTGGCGCTGAAGGACGCCACGGCGGACGGAAGCCTCCTTGGCCCGGCGCTGTATCTTGCAGGCCCGGCCTTCAACGGCGGGACTGTTTCTTCGCCGGAACAAGCGGACCGGCGCGTACGGGAGCAAGTGACCGAAGGATGGGATTATCTGAAGGTGCTTCCGGGGATGACCCTTGAGGAATTCGACGCCATGGCCATGGCCGCGAACGAAGAAGGCATTCCCTTTATCGGACATGTCACCGCCGAGGCGGGACTGATCCACACCATCGAAATGGGGCAGCAAACAATCGACCACCTGGACGGCTACATAGAATATCTGAGAGGCGAAGGAGACACCATTGATCCGGAACGCCTCGAAACCGCCATCGCCATGACGAAGGAATACGGGGTATGGGTCATTCCGACCATGGCGCTCTGGGAAACCATCCTTGGCGTACCGTCCACAGCAGATATGGCGGATTATGAAGAACTGCAATATATGCCGCCGGATATGGTGGCTTCGTGGGGCCGGTCCCAGGACCGGCGCCGGGCAGGAAGCGGGTTCAGCCAGGAACGCCAGGACCTGATTGCAGCCCAGCGCATCGACCTGCTGAGAGCGCTCAACGAGGCC
This region includes:
- the ruvA gene encoding Holliday junction branch migration protein RuvA; amino-acid sequence: MYAYIAGQLVEKQPTRAVVDVQGVGYELLVTTSTFERLPEVHKPVRLFTHFHVREDAALLYGFFSEREKQVFEVMLNVSGIGPKLALAALSVMRPDDLRTYVMHGDEAILTRIPGVGRKMAQRMIVELQDRFAAMEWPEPGVASDGESVSGPDRSARIDALAALESLGYTRAAAEKALRKILQRHPETGTVEDMVRLVLREH
- a CDS encoding amidohydrolase family protein; translated protein: MIHSRVRILSPSRHLCLNLPMEVDTMRQVTSYLAMVCMFVVCILTPCLAQAQIAFEHVNALPMTDEEVRTDWTVLVEGDRITAAGPAEEVEVPETAERIDGTGKYLIPGLAEMHGHVPSPNDGDEYIASLMFLYIANGVTTVRGLLGEPGQLALKDATADGSLLGPALYLAGPAFNGGTVSSPEQADRRVREQVTEGWDYLKVLPGMTLEEFDAMAMAANEEGIPFIGHVTAEAGLIHTIEMGQQTIDHLDGYIEYLRGEGDTIDPERLETAIAMTKEYGVWVIPTMALWETILGVPSTADMADYEELQYMPPDMVASWGRSQDRRRAGSGFSQERQDLIAAQRIDLLRALNEAGARILMGTDSPQVFSVPGFSHLRELPFMVDAGMSPYEILVSGTRAVGDYLHEEDTFGTITAGSRADLILLNSNPLEDIMRVFDRAGVMARGQWVSESDIQERLAEIAAGYQ